The region aaagcccataacttgtctgtttttaaattaaatttaaatgagTATGGATTACACAAAAGACGCTTTTCCACTCACCCTTCGCATGCAATTGATCCTCACTCAAAGTTCAGTTCCTCCTACCTTCTTACCATCCAACGATTAGAAAAGCGACACAAGACACGTTTTCCaagagtccagcaaagggctcTCTCAAAGAAATACCGAGTGCTCTCGCAGCATCCTTCAGCTAGTTCAACGACCAGAAGTTTGTTGCGTCATTGACTGGAATGCTATTCATAAAGCAGCAACAGCTCACACGAATAGCTGTAAGCTCTGCAGTACAATGCTATTCATCTCCCAGAGCAATTTCCTTATTATGTTTGAGTAAATGTAagctcctgcacagctgtgAGACCACCCATCTCCAAAACTGCTTCTTCTCCCAGAGAACGTTGCAATATGTCGCATAGCGTAGGCAGGATCTGTCACCTTGCTTGGCACAATGTTGCTGATGGTTGTGAAAGTATCTCCGTAACAGTGTTCAGTAAAAACACGTGCAGTTCTACAGTTATAAATAATTCAGTCATTGGTCACATTGCCGCTCTCGTACTTCCACTGCCATCTTTAGTCATGTTTTCTCTGAGATCCAAAGGTTTAACAAACATTTGcgagagtgtgtgtgtgttggttttggggggttttgtttgtttgttttggatgaGGGGCAAGGGAGAGCAGAGTGGGGGAAGCGATGAACTACTCCCTTTCTTTGGCTTTACTCTGATCTTTACgccacaaaattaaaaacaaaaaaaatgcaaaatgccaCCACAGAAAGTCACCTGACACCTGTCCCCATAATTTTCAATGTCTTCACCGCCAGCGTGATATTTGCCACCACCAAAATCCCAGGCAGAGTAGGGCACAGCAGGAAACTCTATTCCCTGCGTTGACATTGCTCTCACAGGTGCCCGAGCAACCTGCAGATCCGCACATGCAATCGACAACGGCATCTGCATAAACACGAACCTGGAAAAGCAGCAATTGCATTTCAGCACGCGTCACTAGCTTTACCGCACCGCCCTTAATTAAACCTTTTATCCCTCTCCCTTTATGCTCTATTTAACCCTGCTTCGAGAATAGCAGTAGTAACTTTGCTCCACTGAAAACACCCTTCTCTAACATTAGAATGGAATGAGAATAGCTGGGTGGCAAAGTCTTCagctaaaacaaacaagaacaaatccaaatgcagcagccacagatgtagaaaggaaagaaaagagccaCTTATCTTCAGAAGGCCTCAAGTAGGCAGGGATCACAGGAAATAGATGccctcacctctgctgccaaccattaaatgagatctgggaaggggtggatcccagctccaccccttcctgttGCTCAGGGActttgcttgcacctgagctcccctggcttggctctgccttcccaccaggtgctcaatcactgcttcaggccatgacttaaCATTTCCTCTATGCCTTCTCAGTGTATCATTTACAGATTTTCCAGGCACCTACTGCAACGTGGTCGCTTCTGGTCACCTCAACTCTGAACTCCTTTTCTGTGCCCGATCAACTGCAGTTCTTGCAGCCGATGGGCCGGTTTCTTTCCCACCAGGGCCTGTTCGGATTAGTAATGACAATGTTTTCATTCGGAGGAGAAACATGCTGGCGAAATGACGAAACTCAGTCAGAAATCGGTACTTCTCGTTTCACGCTTTAAGACGGAGAGGTGCTCTTGGTGGCGAGATTAGTCTGCGATTTCCCTGAGATGAGCTTTGTGCTGAATCCGgtctcttcctcctgcagtgcACGATCAGGTCTGCAAGGTGTCCGTCTCGTAGACAGCGTCAAAGACATTCTCTTTTGTTGCTGTGGCCTGCCTGGATATGCCCTCCGAGAATGCGCGTATGGGAGGGCTGAAGCCACTTTCGTTATTTTTGGCTGGAATGGCGACGTCCTTTGGACAGCCAAAACTGCGCCTGTACGCTCAACTCAGCGAAAGGTGGAGGGTAAAGCTCATCTCAGTCATTTCCAAAATGCTGACTGTCTGTGATCGGCTCTCCTCCCAAGTCAGTTACTCGGTACACGAACGAACATTCCTTGCTACTAAAACACAAACAGGTAAAAGACACCATCCTAAGCAGTTTTAAGCAAAAGTCAGTACGTGCAATAAGAAtattactttatttcatttctgaactgCATTTAAAGCTATTTTGTTTATTATCTCTTGGCACTGCCGAgagctttttctcattttccgCCCCGGTTTCCCTGCTGTGACAGATAGGTACTGTATTATTCCAGCCCGGATAGTACTAACATGAAATGTAATGTTCTACCAACGTCTCTGCTTTCAGCACATATGATCACAGGTGAGTTCATTTCTTGTTTATCAAATGCGGCTAAAGAACATTTTACTACTGGTGTTAGATCTTATACTTGCAcacttttaataaaatgtattgaGCAACTTCAGCTTCTGCAGACCGTTACCTTTCTTTTAAGTCCTCATAGCATTTGATactcaaaaatattaaaaataaacaggaatgtCTGAGTCGTACTGGCTATGCAGTTTCAGACCGTCATCATCACTTATACCTTCTGTTACAACTTAGGCATTCAGAATTTAAAATTCAGAGTCTGAAttcttatctttttaaaatcaactaAATTTTTACATTTACTTCAATGCTGTAAATGACATCCCAAATGAAAGTTCCAGGTTAATATAACGCCATGAGGTCCGAAACAActgaagcatttttcatgtcagtGACCCCTTGCAGACATGTTAGATATTTCAAATTAGAATTACTGAATTTCAACATCGTCTCCTGTCGAGGCTGCGAGGTGCTCGGAACTATCTGAAGCGAAATGCCGCTTTAAGTCAGAGTACGAAGTGTACACTGTTCCCATAAAAATATGCACGCAAAGCAAACTCAAGGAAATAAAGATTACCTCCCGATAAGTGAAAGGCTTAGCTCCTGCAGAAAACCATTTAGTGTTTAGATCTTTCAGCCCATCTAAAATTGCCTTCGGGTCCCCCAGCTATGTATGGCTGACAGCGTCGATCTAGAACCCGGCTACACTGATATCAATGAGGTAGTTCATATACTCTGCTATTTTGGAGTGCATGTAGTTCTTCTCTGGGGCCAAACTGAGAAAATTAACAAAGTCAAGCTACTGTCAAACTAACATTATGCTCCTTAGGATCTCATTTGGCGCTCTTcacatttaaaaagcagaattataAAGAAATGCTACAATGGAGATCTGCTGCAAACAAAAAGTTGAACTATTACTTTCAGCAAgtaacagaacaaaatattattattttccactaTGCATCCGTTCATTATAAAAATCTATCATGACTCAGAAACGATACAGGACAAGGAGGGAATAAGGAGGTTCCCGGTGAGTTTCACGTGGGAAACCGAACGCTTCAGTGAACGCTTCAGCAAACGCTTAAAAGTGGCCCTCTGGTTTGCTATGCGCACATTTTCCTAATTGAATACATGTTTAAGAATGCACCTTAAACTTTTTTAGAGGATGGCAttgttccattttttctttgcttaaaagAAAGGTGGACGGCTGTGCTATGGAACATAAGGATGGGAAAGAGCAGTGGCTGTGTGGCTACGTTCTCCTTAATATTAGGGCTGCCAGGATGAATTACGGATAGAATGCAAGGGAGCGTGCGGGagggaatattttatttcttcttgccGCAGCCAGGGTAAATAGTAACCCAATAACTGCATGCCCTTTAAACTTGGAACTTGAGAGGTTCTAACGGGGGCGGTGTTCAACAAGTTTAAATCGTTCCGTTCAGCTTGTTGCCTAGTTTTATCATTATCTAACAAATTCAGTCCCATTGACTGATATAAAGTATGTCCAGTGGAAGTAGAGTTCTGCACGTCTAGTTGTGGTTTGCggagaattaaaacaaaaatatagttTTTGGTGAAGTAACTTGCGTTACAAAACACACGAGGCATTACGCCATTTGCGAATACCATTGAAAATTCAGTTAATCATTTACAGAAGTGATAGTCAGGGAGTTTTTGCAGATGATGGAAACTGTTGACGGGGACGGTAACGAAGATGAgatttaaaagctattttttcttcctagttATGATGAATTCAGGAAACATCTTCGCGGAAGGTAAAAGCAATGAATTATTTTGCTAATAAATATGCATCGAATCTAGAACGCACGGTTTAGGTTTCTTAGGTGGAGTGTCTTTCATATCTTGATGTATATCTCAAAATATAGTAAGTACGATAACttcagaataatatttttttcatttaacagCGACTGCCAAATACACCGGCTTTGACCTCGTAAACAGTATTTCATTCCCTTTGTTTGTAAGCCTGAATCGATCCGactgttttcaaacaaataCATTCTTCTATGGGATGAGATTTTTAGTGAGAAATGCATGTGTTATCTCTTTGCAGATAAACTTTGTGATTTGCCGCATGTAGAAAATGGAAGGATTGCCCCATATTATTACAGTTTCAAAGGTTACTATTTCCCTATGCgtaaaggaaaaagcctttCCTATTCTTGTGTGGCTGGTTATACAACCGAAACCGGGACTCAAGATGGAAGAATAACTTGTATGGCGAAAGGATGGTCTCCGGTGCCACGATGCTACAGTGAGTTAGCTTCTTCATTTCATTATCGCCTCTAGCAGAAAGCTATTTGAGCTCAATTTCCTTAAGCACACGAGGACAAAAGGTGTGGAATAGTAGGGATAAAAATGTGTAAGTTAGGTCGAGGTGAAATCCATTATGCATATTCACACCTTGAATTGTTTTACGCTAGTATATGTAAAACTTACCTCATATGCTTTTAAAGAATTTCAAGAAAGCTGCCTGGCTTAACTtaatttgggaaaaataattgaCATTTTAGTCACAGGTGTGCATCTGAGCCTCCTCAGCTCCAGATTGACATATTCCACAGTACGACTGTCTGTTCAACAACTGAGTTAGCATTtcaataaaatgagaaaatgaaatgggaCGGAGATAATTTGAAAACCCCACTTTCTTGTCTATCAGAGGAAATGTTAcattaattatttcttcctAAGCAAACTGTCtcttttcatttagaaaaatgtAATAAGCCTCTTCTGGAACATGGCGTGTTTTACGGTACAGAAATGTACTTCAACATACACGAGAAACTACAATACAAGTGTAACCAAGGGTACCACGCTCCCAGTGGCGGTACCGAAGATACGGTACAATGTCAGTCAGATGGATGGTCTTCCCAGGCAAGCTGTACTAAGACAGTGGGTAGGATTGCGTTTCTCTCCTTCTCATTTCATATACGTTTATAAAATTCAGCTGTCTTTCCCGTAGCTGAAAGGTTGAACTGCCTTTGTTAGGTTATTTGAATATTCCTGAAGTAAGTTCCTGGCCATACCCCACACGATGAACTTGTCGGATGTTTTGCACTGCTCATTTTGTGCCTTGGTATAGATAAAATTGTGGAATCGGTATAGGTGAGATAATTTTGTTTCAAACGAACCTATTTCTGTCCAAACTTTGCACCCAAACGAACGCTAGAAAACCTACATACACCATTGCATTTTCAATGGTTCCTTATTTCCAAAGACCACCTCAGATACAATCGCTTTTAAGGGAAATTTTAGGTAAGtaaacttaaaggaaaaaaagaaacccacgATATTATGTGCATATCTTATTCATTTAAGAGTCATGTCAAGTACCTGAGTTACATCATGGCAACTACTTCACAACCCAGCGAGAGCTCCGAGTGAACGAAGCGCTGCTATACAAATGCGACGAAGGATACCGCACTGCAGGAGGAAATGCTACAGAAGAAGCAGTTTGTCTTGCGCATGGATGGTCCCTTACTCCAAACTGCTCGAGTATGTAGCAGAATTGAAAtgaattctctttgaaatgtGACATAGTCTACAAGTGAAtaaaaaatgtgtatgttttaTAAACTGTTGGGATAAAAAAGGTTTTATGTTTTCTCCCTAGAAAAAACTTGCCCCTCTTTGGGTGGAATAGAACATGGAGGTTTCTATCCTATGAAGAAATTCTATGAAGAAGGAGATGTAGTTCATTTTTTCTGCGAGGAAAATTATTCTTTCCGTGAATTTGACCTGATTCAATGTTATTACTTCGGATGGTATCCAGACCCTCCAGCCTGTGAAGGTACCTCATTTTTATGTTTGTAATATGGAAAATTCTCCAGCGCTTTcttgaaatgaaatgctttctttacaaatacaaattaaaaacaagctcTTGTACCAGTTTACAAGCTAAGTAGACATAAAATGTTAGCAGAAGAGCACAAAGCCTAAATGGTGGGGAAGAGGAAATGGTGACTGGAATTAGGCCACTTCCACCCGTTCTAGGTGGAATCTAACAATTGAGAGGGTGCTCTTACCTGCTGTTGCTTCCATGTGTTGTTTCCtagaaaagcaggaagaaacaaTCGTGGGGAAGTTGCTTGGCCCTTAGAGTTCAAGGTAAACCACATTTGGATTATGGGAAGGATTAATCAAGCCTGTGTACAGGCTTCATGAGGTGGGAACACGCCTCTTGAGGTACTAAGAACAATTATTTTGCAGGGTGAGCACCAAGAAAGAATGGTGCTCgggagaaatgaaaatgtggcCTAAATCTAGTTTTGAGGAAATACTGATTACAAACTTCATCTGAGGATAGGAAAAGAGTCACTGCTTTCACTGCTCATGTAGTATTGGAACTGATACATCAGCCGTGTTAAGTACCGTATTAATGGACACTGTGGGAAATCTCTGTAACCTGAATACTTTGAAAGAATGTTTTACCAAGTGCATGAGAAATGATCAGTTTGTTTATAATGGTGCGATATCATAATGCCTCTCCTTGTCGAAAATAAAATCCACATTTTTGTCCTAAATCTTCATTTTAGTAAGTGAGGTGTGGAGCTAAGAGATTCCTCTGGATAAACCAGAAATGTCTTCTAAAAACATAGACTTGCGTGCTGCACGGTTAAATGAACTGCTCTGCTTACAGTTTTGCTTAGTGaggaaaagaatgcattttttattttcagatgtaaCAAATAAATGTCCTCCACCACCGCTGCCTCCTAACGCCCATATCATCGCAGATAGGAGAATGTATCGCACTGGCGACAGAGTTCGTATACAGTGTCAGAGTGGATATGAAATAAGAGGATCTGGGGAAATCCGATGcgaaaaaggaaaatggacgTCACCCCCTATCTGTATGGGTTAGTACCTCTGGCAGCCGAAGAGAAATAATTCTTAAACAGTATCTTAATATTCCCAATAGTCACAGTTTCCGTACCTGCAAAGCTATTTGTCCTCCTCCGATAAATGCTTGAGAGCTCAAGTGCTGCACATTAAGAAAGAGGATGAGCTAGATTATTTCGtagtcattttgttttgtttcgttaatgtttgaaaataaaatattttcaaggaatCTATCTGATTCTAAGTTTCTGCTGTGATTTTAGGATCTACGGATAAAAAGGAATCCGAGACACCGGCAGTCGAGGCGAATGCGACGATAAGGGCGAGCAAAACATATCACAGTGAAGAAATGAGTAGGTGAAACTTGCGTTTCTATTTAATAGGAAATCCAATGCTCTCTAATACTGTTACAGGTATTTTATGACTAACCTTATTACTCTTTGGCTACACTACAATTCCTTGCTCTTGAAGATGTTTGCATATTCTTCGTGTATCATTTTAGCGGTATgcctgaagaaaagaatgttCTTTCTTATTTCTAGAGACTCTGAACTAAACCGATGTTTCAGAGCTGTATATGTAATTTTCTTACACACATTAGCATTTAACTGCAATCATTTTGTATTGCTTCCGTTACTGTTGTCTGAATGTGCAAATTCAGGAGTATTTTGCTGATTCTTAGTTTAATAGTTCACGGAGGTTTATTTTGAACTCTGTATGGGTTTAACATTTCAAGCAACAAATTAAGATGGTCTCAGCACGCCCAAACAACTAGTCCATATCTACTGTAAATGAGCTGGAGTCAAGAGCGGACACACATGAGGAGTGTagaatgaataaaaatagcCTGCGCTTCGGTAGGGTAATTGTAGACCATGTCAGTAAGATGCTGTATTTGTATGCAAATACTGGATCAAACTCCATTGCTATTCAAATCCGTTTGCAGAGGTGACAtcattttaaagatttatttatgtatctttttactttgtattagaaatacagcaaaactgTACCTCTCCGCCAGTGATTAAAAATGGTGTTCTTCTTGCCCCTTTATTACCAAGTTACAAACATGGTAGCTCGATAGAATATGGCTGCCAGCGTTACCATCTTTTGGACGGACCCAGTACTGTTTACTGCAAACGAGGAAACTGGACAGAAAGGCCTACTTGCTTGGGTAAgccttacaggaaaaaaatacaaattaattcctcccaattaaaaaaaaaaaaaaaatccactggtATCCTTTGTTAAAAGTATTTACTTTAAGTTTTTAATCTACTGTGATAATGCAAATTAACTAACTATCTTAGCTTTAGTTATTTAGTTCAAAATAAAGCATGtcatatgtttaaaaatagttgTAGAA is a window of Gallus gallus isolate bGalGal1 chromosome 8, bGalGal1.mat.broiler.GRCg7b, whole genome shotgun sequence DNA encoding:
- the F13B gene encoding coagulation factor XIII B chain isoform X7; its protein translation is MRFKSYFFFLVMMNSGNIFAEDKLCDLPHVENGRIAPYYYSFKGYYFPMRKGKSLSYSCVAGYTTETGTQDGRITCMAKGWSPVPRCYKSCQVPELHHGNYFTTQRELRVNEALLYKCDEGYRTAGGNATEEAVCLAHGWSLTPNCSKKTCPSLGGIEHGGFYPMKKFYEEGDVVHFFCEENYSFREFDLIQCYYFGWYPDPPACEDVTNKCPPPPLPPNAHIIADRRMYRTGDRVRIQCQSGYEIRGSGEIRCEKGKWTSPPICMGSTDKKESETPAVEANATIRASKTYHSEEMSSYKHGSSIEYGCQRYHLLDGPSTVYCKRGNWTERPTCLDPCILNVTEMNSNNIELKWRQEEFVFLHGDLIEFECKQGYKFPHVTVPSPGRTWCDRGRLKYPKCVFQVPMEKCDSPPSIANGALTLPPLTQYDNGSSVQYSCSEYYFLQGSERIYCSEGRWTSPPLCIEPCTLSKNEMEKNNVLLESFYEDQVYFYHGDYVGFHCKQNHFGAESGATLFQVQCKRGQLAYPRCVERRK